A genome region from Corynebacterium uberis includes the following:
- a CDS encoding ABC transporter substrate-binding protein: protein MVDLRRVIAAAALSSIAVLSACSQGTPETQQTTSSAPAANQHGDHVSITHAWGTDEYPTHPATVVASGTAVDNLLELGITPTAVVVSTMDKNNPWLIDKLDGVHIIETADYGSLPVEKIAAEKPDLIVGDFWHITQDNYNALKDIAPTLGGIGTTGEQSGWKPQLTALGTIYGKEDQAAAVLAADEKRFGDAAADMPGLRGKTAVLTQFIKGQGIGVIADEKEPGNSFFYDLGMTIPEKVATLPNVQMGRAMISPEQVSLLDADFMVIFPASGTEAEMHALPGFDQLRQVAGKHTVFTDFSTVQGLNIPSSLSRAWVLDSIRPQLKQLAHQGA, encoded by the coding sequence ATGGTTGACCTACGCCGCGTGATCGCCGCCGCCGCACTATCCTCCATTGCTGTCCTCAGCGCATGCAGCCAAGGAACACCCGAGACGCAGCAGACCACCTCGAGTGCGCCCGCCGCCAACCAGCACGGCGACCACGTCTCCATCACCCACGCGTGGGGCACCGACGAATACCCCACCCACCCCGCAACCGTGGTGGCAAGCGGAACCGCGGTGGACAACCTCCTGGAACTGGGCATTACCCCCACCGCAGTGGTCGTGTCCACCATGGATAAAAACAACCCCTGGCTCATAGACAAACTCGACGGCGTCCACATCATCGAAACCGCCGACTACGGCAGCCTGCCGGTAGAAAAGATCGCCGCAGAAAAGCCCGACCTCATTGTTGGCGACTTCTGGCACATCACCCAAGACAATTACAACGCTCTTAAAGACATCGCCCCCACGCTCGGAGGAATAGGCACCACCGGCGAGCAGTCCGGGTGGAAGCCCCAGCTCACCGCGCTCGGAACCATCTACGGCAAGGAAGACCAAGCCGCAGCCGTCCTCGCCGCTGATGAGAAGCGATTCGGCGACGCCGCCGCGGACATGCCCGGATTGCGCGGCAAAACAGCAGTGCTCACGCAGTTCATCAAAGGCCAGGGAATCGGCGTTATTGCGGACGAAAAAGAGCCCGGCAATTCCTTCTTCTACGACCTGGGCATGACCATCCCTGAAAAGGTAGCCACGCTGCCCAATGTGCAGATGGGCCGGGCCATGATCTCGCCAGAGCAGGTCAGCCTCCTTGACGCGGACTTCATGGTGATCTTCCCCGCCAGCGGGACCGAGGCGGAAATGCACGCCCTGCCCGGATTCGATCAGCTGCGCCAAGTCGCCGGCAAGCACACCGTCTTTACGGACTTTTCCACCGTCCAGGGCCTCAACATTCCCAGCTCGCTGAGCCGCGCCTGGGTGCTCGATTCCATCCGCCCGCAGCTGAAGCAGCTTGCCCACCAGGGTGCCTGA